DNA sequence from the Prochlorothrix hollandica PCC 9006 = CALU 1027 genome:
ACGGACCCCTCCAACGGACCCCTCCAACGGATCCGCCAGGGTCTTGCTGAACCCATCTTAACCAGGGTTTGCCCCTCCAGCCCTGCCGCAAGAGCACCCACCCAACGCTAAAGAATCAAAGGAATTACCGATGAAACGCTGGCAAGTTGTAGCCATGACCCTCTGGGGAACGTTTTTGGCGGTTTATTTAGGCACATTCCTGGGATTACGCCAGTTCCAAACCCGGCTCATTTTCCGCCCCAGCAGCCCGGAGCCAACCCTCACGCCCCAGGATCTAGGGTTAACCTACGAGCCGGTCACGGTGCCGATCCCTGGGGCTACTCCGGTGGATCCCCAAGTTGGCCCAGACTTCCAATCTGGCCCAGACTTTCCAGTTTCAGAGTCCTCGGACTTTCTCCAGGGCTGGTGGTTTCCGCCCTCCCAGGCCGACGATCGCCGCGTTCTGGTGCTGTTTCTGGGTCGCAGTAAAACCATGGCCGCCCACCTCAGCGACTATAACTTGCGCTACCGGGTGTCGGCCCTCAACGGCTTGGGACTGGGGCTACTGATGGTGGACTACCGGGGCTATGGCCAGAGTTCGGGGACAGGAACCGATGAGGCGCGACTCTACGAAGATGGAGAAGCCGTTTGGCGCTATGTGACCCAAACTCGGCAGATTCAGCCCGATCAGGTGTTTCTCTATGGTTATTCCCTGGGGGCGGCGGTGGCGATCGAGGTGGCCAGCCAGCACCCAGAAGCCGGAGGGGTGGTGGTGGAAGGGGCGTTTACGTCCCTGGAGGCGGCGATCGATCACCTCGGTTCGGTCTGGATGTTTCCCCTGGATTGGCTCCTAACCCAACGTTTTGATAACCTCGAAAAAATAGCCCAGCTCTCGGTTCCCCTGTTGGTGATCCATGGGACGGCGGATGGGGTGGTGCCCGTGGAGATGGGTCAAGCTCTCTTTGCCGCCGCACCCCAACCGAAGGAAATGCTATTAGTGGAAGGGGGTGACCATGAAACCACGGCCCTGTTGGGGGCAGAGCAATACCAGGGTATTATTCAGCAGTTTTTAGGAGAAACCCAAGAATCTAAGTAGTATTTGAGTATCTACAGCCATCCCAAATCAGTTGTAGGCATCTCGATGGCTGAAACCCTTGGTGTGGTGTGCGCCCACACGACCCACACCACATGACCCACACCACACGACCCACTTAGGACTGCTGTATAGCCATCCTCCATCACCAACGAATAGTGTTATTCCCCGATCCCCCTTGGCGGAGGGGCTAGGGGTGAAGGGTCTGGTCACAACTGAGATGAGACAGCTATAGGCGTTGGCATCCACCCTTCAGGGAGACCGGAAACACCATGATCCACAACCTCAATACAGCCCTGCTGGTGACCATCACCCTGCTTTTTTTGCTGAGCCTGGGGGTGCTGATGTCCAACAGCAATCGGGTCAACACCGTTGAATGTCTCATCAAAAGCCTGATCATCCGAGCGGAGGTCTGTCCCCGGTCCCCCGACAATCCTGGTGCCAATCCCTTCGCCAACCCAGCCCCCCCAGACCCCACCCCCTAGGGCTGCATTTTGGGGCTGACCGCTTCAGTTGATAGCCCATTGTGGATGAACCAAGGGGAAGACGCTCAGGGGAAGACGCTCAGGGTCAGGAACTCAGGGCACTCAAGATGACCTAACCGTTCGCCGTACAATGGGAAGCAACCTGCTCCCCCTGTTCCATGAATCCCACCGCCACCGAACTGAAATTCCTGTTACAACTGCTGGCCAGTCCCCAGCATCGATCGCCCCTCGATCTCCTCAAGCCCACCCCCAAAATCTCCGCCGCCGATCGGGTGCGCCTCTGTCAGAAACTGACCAAGCGAGGCTGGGTCGATCGCACGGAAACCATCACCCAGTTCGGCCTTGCAGCCCCCGGTCGGGTTCTGCTGGGGTTGGATACCA
Encoded proteins:
- a CDS encoding alpha/beta hydrolase; amino-acid sequence: MKRWQVVAMTLWGTFLAVYLGTFLGLRQFQTRLIFRPSSPEPTLTPQDLGLTYEPVTVPIPGATPVDPQVGPDFQSGPDFPVSESSDFLQGWWFPPSQADDRRVLVLFLGRSKTMAAHLSDYNLRYRVSALNGLGLGLLMVDYRGYGQSSGTGTDEARLYEDGEAVWRYVTQTRQIQPDQVFLYGYSLGAAVAIEVASQHPEAGGVVVEGAFTSLEAAIDHLGSVWMFPLDWLLTQRFDNLEKIAQLSVPLLVIHGTADGVVPVEMGQALFAAAPQPKEMLLVEGGDHETTALLGAEQYQGIIQQFLGETQESK